The sequence below is a genomic window from Streptomyces sp. B21-105.
CTGGTGATCAAGCCGAAGCAGTCCGGGTCCACGGTGGGCGCGATCAGCGTGGCGGTGGACGCGAAGACGGGCCTGCCACTGAAGTTCACGCTGACTCCGACGAGCGGTGGCGCCGCCGTCGTGGACGCCGGGTTCACCCAGGTCACCTTCGCCAAGCCCGCCGCCTCCACCTTCGACTTCACCGCCCCCAAGGGTGCGAAGGTCACCGAGGGCGACGAGGCGGGCAAGGGTGACGAGGCCGGCAAGGGTGACGAGGGAGGCAGGCCGGCGCCCGGGCACGGCGGCTCCCACGACTTCGCCGAGGGCAAGCGCGGCCAGGACGGTCCCGAGGGCCTCGACGTCATCGGCGAGGGCTGGAGCTCGGTCGCCGTCTTCGGCACCGGCGGTGAGGGCGTGCCCTCGGGCGCCGAGGCCGGCGGCGACCTCGGCGGGTTCCTCGGTTCCATCGGCGACAAGGTGAGCGGAAAGTTCGGCTCGGGGACCGTCTTCTCCACCCGCCTGATCAACGCCCTGATGACGGACGACGGCAAGGTCTACGTCGGTGCGGTCACCAAGGACGCGCTGGTGAAGGCCGCAGACTCGGAAAAGTGAGGAAGTCCATGGACGACGTCGACGTCGTCGACGACGCTGACACCCACGTCGACGACGCAGACGTCCATGCCGACGAGGCCGTCATCCGCACCCGCGGCCTCACCAAGCGCTACCGCGGCGGACAGCTCGCCGTGGACGGTCTCGACCTCACCGTCCCGGCCGGCAGCGTCTTCGGCTTCCTCGGGCCCAACGGCTCCGGCAAGACGACCACCATCCGCATGCTGATGGGGCTCATCGAGCCCACGGCCGGCACGGCCCGCGTCCTGGGGCGACCCATGCCGCGGGACGTGCGGATCGTGCTGCCGTACGTCGGGGCCCTCATCGAGGGGCCCGCCCTCTACGGCTTCCTCTCCGGCCGGGACAACCTGCTGCGGTACGACGCCGCCGATCCGACGGCCGACCCGCGCACCCGGCGTGCGCGGGTGGAGGCGTCGCTGGACCGGGTGGGGCTGACGGCCGCCGCGGGCAAGAAGGCGAAGGCGTACTCCCTCGGCATGAAGCAGCGTCTCGGGCTTGCGGCCGCCCTGCTGCAGCCGCGCCGTCTGCTCGTCCTCGACGAGCCGACGAACGGGCTGGATCCGCAGGGCATGCGGGAGATCCGTTCGCTGGTCCGGCAGTTGGCCTCGGAGGGCACGACCGTCTTCCTCTCCTCTCACCTGCTCGACGAGATCGAGCAGGTGTGCACCCACGCGGCGGTGATGGCGCAGGGCCGGCTGATCGTGCAGGGGCCGGTGGCGGACCTCGCGGCGGGGACCCGCGGCCGGCTGGTCGTGACGACCCCGGACCCGGCGGACGCGGCCCGGGTGCTGAAGGAGCAGGGCGCGGCCGATGTCGTCGTCGGCGAGGACCGGGTGAGCGCGGAGGCGCCGCCGCCCGACCGCGATCCGGCCGACCTGAACACGGCACTGGTGACGGCGGGCGTCCGCGTCCGCGGCTTCGCCGTCGAACGAGCCTCCCTGGAGGACGCGTTCGTGGCGCTCACGGGAGAGGGCTTCGATGTCGCGGGCTGAAAGGGAAACAGAGCCCCCAAATCCGCCCCCGCCCCCACCCCCACCCCCGTCCCGGCCCCGGTCGTGGACCTGGACTCTCGGGCTGTTCCGCAGCGAGCTGCTGACGACCTTCCGGCGCTGGCGCACCCTCGCCCTGCTGGGCGTGCTGGCGGCGGTGCCGGTCCTGGTCGGGATCGCCGTCAGACTCGAGACCGGCGACGGCGGGTCGGGCGGTCCCGGCGGCGGGGGAGGGGGCGGCGGCGCGGGACCGGCGTTCATCGCGCAGATCACCAACAACGGCCTGTTCCTGGTCTTCACCGCGCTGGCCGTGACCCTGCCGTTCTTCCTGCCGATGGCGATCGGTGTCATCGCGGGCGACGCGATCGCCGGCGAGGCGAACACGGGCACCCTGCGGTACCTCTTGGTCGCCCCGGCCGGCCGCTCCCGCCTCCTCCTGGCCAAGTACGCGACCGTCATGACCTTCTGCCTCGTCGCCACCCTCGTGGTCACGCTCTCGGCACTGACGGTCGGAGCGCTGCTCTTCCCGCTCGGCGATCTGACGACGATCTCCGGCACCCGGATCGGCTTCGGGGACGGACTGCTGCGGGCGCTGCTGATCGCCGTGGCCGTCGCCCTGTCCCTGATCGGCGTGGCGGCGCTCGGCCTGTTCGTCTCGACGCTCACCAGCAGTGGCATCGCGGCGATGGCGACGACCGTCGGCCTGCTGATCACGGTCCAGATCCTCGACCAGATCCCCCAGCTCGACGCGCTCCAGCCGTACTTCTTCTCGCACTACTGGCTGTCCTTCGCCGACCTCATGCGCGAGCCCGTCTACTGGGACGACCTGCAGAAGAACCTCGGCCTCCAGGCGCTGTACGCGGCGTTCTTCGGCTCGGCGGCCTGGGCGCGCTTCACGACGAAGGACGTCACCGCGTAACCGGCGCGGGCCACAGCGAGCGTTCCGCGCTGTTCCGCGCTCGTTCCGCGTTCCTTCAGCGGGTCTCGTAGGGGAAGCGGGCGAGTGGGGTGTCCTGCGCGAAGAACGTTTTCGCCCGGGCCAGTGCCTCCGTGTCGTTCAGGACGTCGCCGGGCTTGCTGCCGTTGCCGAGCAGCACCCCTCCGAAACGCATCCCCAGGTACGCGGCCGAGTTGCGGAGCGTCCCGACGAGCGGGTCGGCGACCGAGGGCTGTGGGTCCGCCAGCACGGTGACGCCCCACAGAGTGCGCCCGGCCAGCGTCGCCTCGAAGTCGAGGCCGGGGGTGCGCAGCCAGCCCGACCAGTGGTCGAGATAGCGCTTGGTCTGCGCGGAGACCGAGTACCAGTACAGCGGGGACGCGAGCACGATGTCCGTCGCGGCGAGCGTGGCGTCGAGCAGCAGGGCGGCGCTGCCCTCGGTCGGGCGGACGTGGTCGATGTCGTGACGCTGGTCGGCGAAGTCGGGCAGGGCATGCTCGGCGAGGCTGATCCACGTCTGCTCCACATCGGACGGCAGCTGCTCCGCCGCCGCGCGGGCGAGCGACTCGGTGTTGCCGTCCGGGCGGCTGCTGCCCAGCACGAAAAGGACGTTGCGGCGCGTCATGTCTGATCCCCCAGTGGTCGGTGTGTGGCGTGACGCCAGGCCGGCATCCGCAATAGTATGCGCATGCATTAAATGTGTGCGCAAGCATATGGTGGGGAGTGAGAGGCGTGGTGGGCGTCAGCTCTCGGCGGCCCGGGCGACGGCCAGCAGCGTCGCTTCGCCGCCGTGGGCAGCGATCACCTGGAGTCCCAACGGACAGCCGTCCGCGCCGATCCCCGCGGGGAGACTGATCGCCGGGTGACCGCTCAGGTTGAACGCCCAGGTCAACGCCGTCGAATACCGGTCGCCGGGGCCCTCGTGACCGTGCGCGGGGTTCGGGGTGGTGGGCGTCAGCAGCAGGTCCGCCCGGGAGAAGAAGGCAGCCAGCAGTCGGTCGTTCGCCGCGCTGACGCTTTCGGCGGGGCCGCGGTCCGCACCGGGGCCACGGCCCGTTCCGGGGCCGCGGTCCGTTCCGGGGCCGCGGTCCGCGCCGGGGCCGCGGTCCGCGCCGGGGCCGCGCAGTGCCAACCAGGCCGGAGCGGGGTCCTCCAGGTGCAGCAGGGTTGCGGAGGGCAGCAGCCGTAGGACTCCGGCCGCGGCGAGGCGCGCCGCAGCGGCCCTGGCGACGGCGACCGGCTCGGGGTCGGGACCGGCGAAGCCCAGATCGGGGGAGAAGAGGGCGACGGGCGGATCGGGGTTCGCGGGGTTCGCTCTTTCGGGCGTTTCGGAAGCAGACTCCCGGGCTGTGATCCGCCAGTACGCCGCCGCGTCCGCCGCGTACCGGACCAGCACACCGGGCGCCGCCAGCCCCGTAAGGTCCCCGGCCCCGCCCCGCGTCGGATCGCCGGTCCGATCGCCCGGGGGCCGTCGGGCATTCGTGGTCTTCAGGCCGATCACTCCGCACCACGCGGCCGGGATGCGCACCGAGCCGGCGCCGTCGCTGCCGGTCGCGAGCGGGACGAGTCCGGCGGCCACCGCTGCCGCCGCGCCCGCCGAGGAGCCGCCTGGCGTGCGGTCCGCACGCCAGGGATTGACCGTGCGGCCGTGGGCGCCGAGTCCCCACGTCTGCCAGGGCGTCCCCGCGCCGGGCACGGCGGTCGCCCCCACCGGCACACAGCCGGCGGCGATCAACGGGCCCGCCGTACGCAGCCCGTACCGCCCCTTCACACCGATCGGCACCCCGGCCAGCGGCAGCCGCTCACCCGCGGCGACCCGCACCTCGACCTCACGCGCCGCTGAGAGGGCCCGTTCGTCCCAGACCTCGGCGAAGGCGCACAGGGAACGGTCTGCCCGGGCGATCCGGCCGAGCGCTTCGCCGACGACGTCCACCGCCCGAAGCCGACCCGCCCGCACGGCCTCGGCGAGTTCCACGGCCGGGGGCCACTCCCAGGGCCCGGCCGCCCTCATCCCGGCCCCGCGCCCGGTGAGCCCGTCCGGCCGCCCGCGCCCGCTCACCGGGACCGTCCGGTCACCGCCCCGGTGAGGCGGGACAACGGCTGGGTCTCTCGCGGCGGGCTGCCGGTCAGGTCGCCGAGCCGCCAGTCCGCCACCCACGGCACGCGGTACACGTCGATGACCGACTCGATCACCCCGACCCGCTGGACGAGCGGCCGCGGCAGCCGTCCCGGCGCGTCCGCGACGAGGACCACCGCCTCCAGGCCGAGGCCCTGCGGGACGTCCCCGCACCGGAACGCCTCCAGCGCGCGCAGGGCGGAATCCAGCCCCGTCGCGTGGGTGCGGGCGACCAGCAGGACGGACGGCGGAGCGCCGGCGCCCGGCCAGCCACGCCCGCAGTCGTGGCCGCCGTAGACCGCCGCGAGCGTGGTGCTGCCGGCCCCGCCGTGCGTGGCGACCCAGGAGAAGCGCCGGGGCGTGGCGACGTCAGGGTGGGGCGGCGGCGCCGGATCCGGTGCGGGCACCGGCCCGCGGATCCAGATCTCCGGCCCCCGCTGCCCGTCCGTCGTCCGCATCCTCGTGTTCCTCCCGGTCGTCGCCGCTGCTCCGGGCGGCCCGGGTTCCGGCTGGTTCCCGGCGCGGCCCGAGAGGGGGCGTGGGTTCCTGGAACGAGGCTGTGACGTCGTGGTGACGTGAGGACCGGGAGCGCTCGGAGAGACTCAACAGTACGTGTACATGTATGCGTACGTGGACGACCGGAGCGTGACGGCGCATCCGAGTGAGGAACCGATGTCTCGACTCAGCCGCGAGAAGAAGCGGGAACAGAAGCACCCCGGCCGGCCGGCCGGAGTGGTGGCGCCCCTCGACGTCCACGTCCGCGCGGGCGGTGCGGGCGGTGCGGGCGGTGCGGCGACGATAGGCGGTGTTCCGGTCGCGGCGGTCGAGGGCGAGGAGATCCAGCGCGCCGTCCTGGGCCACCTGCACCGCATCGCCCTCGCCACGGGCCACTCGGTTCTCGCCACCGTCCACGACGAACGCATCGGTTACGTCGTCCCCCTGCGCGTGGACCCGGACGGTTCCAGCCACTTCACGGCGGAGCCCCTGCGCACACCGGCGGCCCCGGCTCCGGCGGTCGCGCCTCCGGTGACTTCCGCCGTCGTCGAGGACGGACGGCCCTTGGCGCCCGGGCCCGGACGGGACAGCGCCACACACCTCCTGCGCCCCGTGTCCGAGCCGGTGCGGGACACCAGCCCCACCTTCCCCATGCGCACGGTGCCCGAGAGGGAGCCGGAGACGGAGAGGCACGCGGAGGCGGGGCGGACGCAGGGCTCGGACCCGTCACCGACGTACGCACTCCGGGCCGTACCGGAGTCGTCCCCCGAGCCGGAAGGCGCCATGGCTTCAGAGCCGGAGTCGGAGGAAGCCCTGGGTGACGTTCAGGCCCCCGGCACGGTCGCCGCCCCGACCGGTGTGTTCGGCCCGCCCCCGACCATGGACGAGCGACCGAACCCGGAAACCGCCACCCCCCAGGCCCCGACCGCACCCCCGAGTCAGGCCCCGACCGCACCCCCGCCCCAGGCCCCGACCTCGGTCCTGAACCCACCCTCGGCGCCCATTCCGCTCCCGCTTCCTGTGTCCGCCGTCCCCACCACCCTCACCTCGACCCCCAGCCCCACGCCGCTCGTCCCCGAGGAGCTCATCTCCGTCGCGGGCCTGGATCCCGACCCCAAACCCACCCCCGCCCGCGGCTTCGACGCGGTCGCGGAGGCGGTGCTCGGGGACGATCCCCGTACCCTGCAGGGCCCTGACGGAGCACCCGCGCTCCTCGCCGAGCCGATGGCTCGGATCAACGAGGCCGTCAGGGCGGGCCGGACGGACGTCGCGGCCGGCCTCGCGGAGCGAACCGTGCTGGAGGCGTCCGGGACGCTGGGGCCGGAGCACCCCGAAGTGCTCCGGCTGCGCGAACTCACCGCCTATATCGCCTACTTGGCGGGCGACCCGCTGCGGGCCTTCCACATCTCCCTCGAGCTGGCCCGCCTCCATCGCCGGGCCGGGGGCGCGGAGGGCGCGTACGGCAACGTCCAGAGCGCGGCCGCGGCCTGGCGTGCCGTACGCGACCCCTTCCAGGGCCTGAACCTGGGGACGGAACTCCTCGGCCTGTGGACGGAGCTCGCCGCCGAGGAGGGCCCCGCCGCGGACGACGTCGAGGAGCTGGAGTCGGCCCGCGCGCGCATGCTCCGGCTGGCCGCACGCGCCCGCAGGTCGGGCGGGTAGCGACCGCGAAGCAGCCGGGCGCGGACCGGACTCCGGTCAGGACTCGGTCAGGACGACAGGGCCAGGGCCGGAGCCCCCGTCAGGAGGACAGTGTCCAGACCGCGTACGCGGCTGCGTCCGCGTTGCGGTCGAGGGCGGTGTCGTCGATGTTGGCGGTGGTGTCGCAGGAGGAGTGGTAGCAGCGGTCGAAGGCCCGGCCGGACGTGCCGCCCCACTTGGCCGCCTGCGCCGCAGTCTTGCGGTAGTCCGCGCCGCTGAACAGACCGCCCACCGGCACGCCCGCGTTCTTGAAGGGGGCGTGGTCGGAGCGGCCGTCACCCTCGGTCTCGATCTCCGTCGGGACGCCGATGCCGGTGA
It includes:
- a CDS encoding ABC transporter ATP-binding protein, which produces MDDVDVVDDADTHVDDADVHADEAVIRTRGLTKRYRGGQLAVDGLDLTVPAGSVFGFLGPNGSGKTTTIRMLMGLIEPTAGTARVLGRPMPRDVRIVLPYVGALIEGPALYGFLSGRDNLLRYDAADPTADPRTRRARVEASLDRVGLTAAAGKKAKAYSLGMKQRLGLAAALLQPRRLLVLDEPTNGLDPQGMREIRSLVRQLASEGTTVFLSSHLLDEIEQVCTHAAVMAQGRLIVQGPVADLAAGTRGRLVVTTPDPADAARVLKEQGAADVVVGEDRVSAEAPPPDRDPADLNTALVTAGVRVRGFAVERASLEDAFVALTGEGFDVAG
- a CDS encoding ABC transporter permease, with translation MSRAERETEPPNPPPPPPPPPSRPRSWTWTLGLFRSELLTTFRRWRTLALLGVLAAVPVLVGIAVRLETGDGGSGGPGGGGGGGGAGPAFIAQITNNGLFLVFTALAVTLPFFLPMAIGVIAGDAIAGEANTGTLRYLLVAPAGRSRLLLAKYATVMTFCLVATLVVTLSALTVGALLFPLGDLTTISGTRIGFGDGLLRALLIAVAVALSLIGVAALGLFVSTLTSSGIAAMATTVGLLITVQILDQIPQLDALQPYFFSHYWLSFADLMREPVYWDDLQKNLGLQALYAAFFGSAAWARFTTKDVTA
- a CDS encoding flavodoxin family protein, with product MTRRNVLFVLGSSRPDGNTESLARAAAEQLPSDVEQTWISLAEHALPDFADQRHDIDHVRPTEGSAALLLDATLAATDIVLASPLYWYSVSAQTKRYLDHWSGWLRTPGLDFEATLAGRTLWGVTVLADPQPSVADPLVGTLRNSAAYLGMRFGGVLLGNGSKPGDVLNDTEALARAKTFFAQDTPLARFPYETR
- a CDS encoding amidase, translated to MRAAGPWEWPPAVELAEAVRAGRLRAVDVVGEALGRIARADRSLCAFAEVWDERALSAAREVEVRVAAGERLPLAGVPIGVKGRYGLRTAGPLIAAGCVPVGATAVPGAGTPWQTWGLGAHGRTVNPWRADRTPGGSSAGAAAAVAAGLVPLATGSDGAGSVRIPAAWCGVIGLKTTNARRPPGDRTGDPTRGGAGDLTGLAAPGVLVRYAADAAAYWRITARESASETPERANPANPDPPVALFSPDLGFAGPDPEPVAVARAAAARLAAAGVLRLLPSATLLHLEDPAPAWLALRGPGADRGPGADRGPGTDRGPGTGRGPGADRGPAESVSAANDRLLAAFFSRADLLLTPTTPNPAHGHEGPGDRYSTALTWAFNLSGHPAISLPAGIGADGCPLGLQVIAAHGGEATLLAVARAAES
- a CDS encoding tetratricopeptide repeat protein; this translates as MSRLSREKKREQKHPGRPAGVVAPLDVHVRAGGAGGAGGAATIGGVPVAAVEGEEIQRAVLGHLHRIALATGHSVLATVHDERIGYVVPLRVDPDGSSHFTAEPLRTPAAPAPAVAPPVTSAVVEDGRPLAPGPGRDSATHLLRPVSEPVRDTSPTFPMRTVPEREPETERHAEAGRTQGSDPSPTYALRAVPESSPEPEGAMASEPESEEALGDVQAPGTVAAPTGVFGPPPTMDERPNPETATPQAPTAPPSQAPTAPPPQAPTSVLNPPSAPIPLPLPVSAVPTTLTSTPSPTPLVPEELISVAGLDPDPKPTPARGFDAVAEAVLGDDPRTLQGPDGAPALLAEPMARINEAVRAGRTDVAAGLAERTVLEASGTLGPEHPEVLRLRELTAYIAYLAGDPLRAFHISLELARLHRRAGGAEGAYGNVQSAAAAWRAVRDPFQGLNLGTELLGLWTELAAEEGPAADDVEELESARARMLRLAARARRSGG